The DNA segment CGCGTCCGTGAGCCTCCTCACAGTTGAGGATCCCCATAATGCGGCTGTTTTCTGCCGCAACCGCTGCGGTGATCTGCGCGTTCACGTCCGGCTGCGCCGCGCTGGCGTTCTCGCCCTCCGTCGCTGGCACCACGTCAGTAACGTCAGCCTGCGAAGCAGTGGCTGAAACAGTTGTTGATTGAGTCTCTTTGGTCATTCGCCCTCCTGAGAGACGGGATTTACGTGCATCCAGTGCATCACGCATGACGGTGATCGCATCGGTGCTGTTAACAAGTTCATCAGCCAGTCCGGCATCAATGGCCTCCTGACCGCTGTACACTGCAGCCTCGGTATCCAGCACAACCTGCACGGACAGGCCGGTATATGCCGACACCTTCTGCGCAAACATCTGGCGGGTTGCGTCCATCCGGGACTGCAGTGTCTCCCGGACGTCATCCGGAAGATGGCTGTAGGGGTTGCCATCCACCTTATGGCTGCCGCTGTAAATCAGCGTGATTTCCACACCCTGTTTCTCCAGCGCAGCACCGTAATTACTGTGAGCCATCATGACGCCGATGGAGCCTGTCCGGGCGGTCTGCGTGACCAGACGCCGGGAGGCGGCACTGGCAAGCAACTGACCTGCACTGCAGTTCATGTCGTTGGCAAGCGCCCATACCGGTTTTATGTCACGCACACGGGCGATGATGTCAGCGCAGTCAAATGCCCCCGCCACCATCCCGCCGGGCGTGTCCATATCGAGCAGAATGCCGTCCACCATCGGATCGCTGGCAGCCTGTTGCAGACGGGCGATAATGCCGTTGTAACCGGTCATCCCCGAGTACGGCTGCAGCGCCCGCGTCCGGCTGACCAGCGTGCCGGACACCGGCAGCACGGCGATGCCGTTCATGACCTGATAACTGCGGGCCTGTCGTGGTCCGTCATCATCACCGGATAATGCCAGCGTCGCGAGTGCCTCCTGGGCAGTCAGGCTGTCGCCGGACACCGCATCCGTCAGGCTGCTGATCCCAAGCTGGCCTGCAAGCGCACAAAAGAAAACCCGCGCATAGGCGGGTTCAAGCATCAGCGGCTCATTAAAGGCCATGCTGGCAATATGCGGGAGATTACGCAGCTCTGCTGTCACTCTTCTCCTCCTCTGTTGATTGTCGCAGCCCGGATTCAAATGCTGCAGCCGCCCAGGCGGGCGGTTTAAGACCGGCTGCACGGCGCTCCATCGTTTCACGGACCTGCTGGGCAAAAATTTCCTGATAGTCGTCACCGCGTTTTGCGCACTCTTTCTCGTAGGTACTCAGTCCGGCTTCTATCAGCATCACCGCTTCCTGAACTTCTTTCAGACCATCGATGGCCATACGACCGGAGCCTATCCAGTCGCAGTTCCCCCAGGCACTGCGGGCTTCCTGAAAACTGAAGCGCGCTTTTGAAGGTAACGTCACCACGCGGCGAACGATGGCCTCTTCCAGCCAGCACAGAAACATCTGGCTCGCCTGACGGGATGCGACGAATTTTCGCCGCCCCATAAAGTACGCCCACGACTCGTTCGCACTGGCCCGTGCCGTGGAGTAGCTCATCTGGGCGTAATTCCGGGAAAGCTGCTCATACGAGACACCCAGCCCGGCAGCGATATACCGCAGCAGTGACTGCTCAAACACGGAGTAGCCGTTATCCGTATCCTGAGCCGTCTGCAGGTTCAGTGAGTCACCCGGCATCAGGTGCGGTACTTTTGCGCCTCCCAGCCGGA comes from the Planococcus sp. MSAK28401 genome and includes:
- a CDS encoding S49 family peptidase, with amino-acid sequence MTAELRNLPHIASMAFNEPLMLEPAYARVFFCALAGQLGISSLTDAVSGDSLTAQEALATLALSGDDDGPRQARSYQVMNGIAVLPVSGTLVSRTRALQPYSGMTGYNGIIARLQQAASDPMVDGILLDMDTPGGMVAGAFDCADIIARVRDIKPVWALANDMNCSAGQLLASAASRRLVTQTARTGSIGVMMAHSNYGAALEKQGVEITLIYSGSHKVDGNPYSHLPDDVRETLQSRMDATRQMFAQKVSAYTGLSVQVVLDTEAAVYSGQEAIDAGLADELVNSTDAITVMRDALDARKSRLSGGRMTKETQSTTVSATASQADVTDVVPATEGENASAAQPDVNAQITAAVAAENSRIMGILNCEEAHGREEQARVLAETPGMTVKTARRILAAAPQSAQARSDTALDRLMQGAPAPLAAGNPASDAVNDLLNTPV